The Bacillota bacterium genomic interval CACCGAAAACTATTGAGGCGAACAAAAAAGCCTTTGATATAGGATATGGGATCCTGACTGAAGTAGCGAGCGTATAGAAAAAGGCCTTTTTCTAAACTCCTATTAACGCATGGCAAGCAATGGGTTATTTAGGAAGCAAGCAAATATGGACTATGCGGTAATTTATGCCCTATAATTAACTAGCCAATAGTAGGCTTTTTATTTAAAGCCTACATTAGACAGTAATCCATTCTACTAGGTCATTATGGAAGGAGGCGAGAATCTGAAAAATTACCTATAAAGACTATCTTACCAGCAGGAATTTAGGGAGGCAGTTTTATGCGCAAATGGATTTCAATTTTACTGGTTTTATCATTGGCGTTATTCGCACTTGGATGCCAGGGCTCAACGAAAGAAGCAGCTAGCTCAAGCGGCACTACCGAAGCAAACAAAGAACCTTATAAAATAGGCGCTGTCGTATCAGCAACCGGTCCTTCGTCGCCGCTAGGTCTTCCAGAGAAGAACACATTAGAGCTTGAAGTTGAAAAAATCAACAAGGCGGGAGGCATTAACGGCCACAAACTAGAATTAATTATCGAAGATGATCAAAGCGATGCAAAAAATGCCGTTACGGCGGTTAGCAAATTAATCGATAAGGAGAAAGTCATTGCCGTAATAGCCGCAACTATATCGCCATCATCGATTGCGGTAAAGCCAGAAATCGCAAAGGCAAAGATTCCGCAAATGGCCATGGCTGCAGGGATTCCGATTACACAAGACGACCCAAAAGAGTGGGTGTTTAGGACGGCAAATAGCGATGCTGTAGCAGTGCAAAAAGTTATTGATTACTTAAGCAAAGACCTTAAAGTAAAGAAGATCGCGATCTTAAGCGATACAAATGCATTTGGGCAAAGCGGTACCGATGAGTTCAAAAAGCTGGCTCCAAAAGCAGGCCTTGATATTGTTATAGTTGAGAGATATCAAACACAGGACACAAACATGACTGCACAGCTAACAAAGATCAAAGGCAC includes:
- a CDS encoding ABC transporter substrate-binding protein — translated: MRKWISILLVLSLALFALGCQGSTKEAASSSGTTEANKEPYKIGAVVSATGPSSPLGLPEKNTLELEVEKINKAGGINGHKLELIIEDDQSDAKNAVTAVSKLIDKEKVIAVIAATISPSSIAVKPEIAKAKIPQMAMAAGIPITQDDPKEWVFRTANSDAVAVQKVIDYLSKDLKVKKIAILSDTNAFGQSGTDEFKKLAPKAGLDIVIVERYQTQDTNMTAQLTKIKGTDAEALVVWGTNPGPAQAAKNMKELGMTIPYVGSHGIANKTFIQLAGGAAEGVVFPAGKVLVPSSAKGEQAEVINKFMSDYKAKYNENPNSFAGHAYDAINILAEALKKAGTSDGVKLRDAIEKTSGFVGITGIFNYSKDNHDGTGADDMVMIEIKEGKWVEKK